The Cupriavidus nantongensis genome has a segment encoding these proteins:
- a CDS encoding GntR family transcriptional regulator, protein MISQEFAGAAESGQAASLPRSERAYQQLRAAIQAGQLSPGTRLREVELAESLGLSRTPVREALSRLESEGLVVNEPNRGMMVTQLDASMVSELYVMREVLEGTAAALAARHATDVEISLLRDIVERDLAIADDPDRLALNNRLFHETLHRCAHNRYLLKTLRSLHESMALLGRTTLAVPGRARSSYEEHISLVEALEQRDPTLAEQIARRHIQQAYKVRLSLWIQEQSGS, encoded by the coding sequence ATGATTTCTCAAGAGTTCGCCGGCGCCGCCGAGAGCGGCCAGGCTGCATCGCTCCCGCGCTCGGAGCGCGCCTACCAGCAGCTACGCGCCGCCATCCAGGCCGGCCAGCTTTCCCCCGGCACCCGGCTGCGCGAGGTGGAACTCGCCGAATCGCTGGGACTGTCGCGCACGCCGGTGCGCGAAGCGCTGTCCAGGCTGGAATCCGAGGGCCTGGTCGTCAACGAGCCCAACCGCGGCATGATGGTGACGCAGCTCGACGCCAGCATGGTCAGCGAGCTGTACGTGATGCGCGAAGTGCTGGAGGGCACCGCTGCCGCGCTGGCCGCGCGCCACGCCACCGACGTCGAGATCTCGCTGCTGCGCGATATCGTCGAGCGCGATCTCGCCATCGCCGACGATCCCGACCGGCTCGCGCTGAACAACCGGCTGTTCCATGAAACCCTGCACCGCTGCGCCCACAACCGCTACCTGCTGAAGACACTGCGCTCGCTGCATGAGTCGATGGCGCTGCTGGGCCGCACCACGCTGGCGGTGCCGGGGCGCGCGCGCAGCTCGTACGAAGAGCACATCTCGCTGGTCGAAGCGCTGGAACAGCGCGATCCGACGCTGGCCGAGCAGATTGCGCGCCGGCATATCCAGCAGGCCTACAAGGTGCGGCTGTCGCTGTGGATCCAGGAGCAGTCGGGTAGCTGA
- a CDS encoding glucan biosynthesis protein translates to MMNRRTLLVSATASAALAALGITPSVLAASRIKLGEAQPFGFDALIERARALAGKPYAPPPAPPADVLSRIDYDAHGKIRFRTEDALFASGPGQFPVTFFHLGTYFRSPVRMHVIERAKGGPGKAREIVYDDAYFDMPADSPAHKLPPGSGFAGFRFQESRLGDQKTRDWRKNDWVAFLGASYFRAIGELYQYGLSARGIAIDVAEAGKQEEFPAFTHFWFETPEGNSDTVTVYALLDGPSISGAYRFVMQRAKAVIMDVECVLFLRKDVARLGLAPLTSMYWFSESIKGTAVDWRPEVHDSDGLALWNGAGEHIWRPLNNPPQTTASAFSDDNPKGFGLLQRDRLFDHYQDGVNYDRRPSLWVEPRDGWGAGSVQLVELRTDDEIHDNIVAMWVPKAPAKAGNTYRLRYRLHWAADEPYPTPLARCVATRLGNGGQPGQPRPKGVRKFMVEFKGAPLEKLPFGVKPEAVLTASRGTFSYVFTEAVPNGVAGHWRAQFDLTTDGTQPVDLRLFLRLNGKPLSETWLYQYHPFQSPAG, encoded by the coding sequence ATGATGAACCGCCGAACCCTGCTGGTCTCCGCCACCGCCTCCGCCGCGCTTGCCGCCCTCGGCATTACCCCATCGGTGCTGGCAGCCAGCCGGATCAAGCTGGGCGAGGCCCAGCCGTTCGGCTTCGACGCCCTGATCGAGCGCGCCCGCGCGCTGGCCGGCAAGCCCTACGCACCGCCGCCCGCGCCGCCCGCGGACGTGCTGTCCCGCATCGACTACGACGCCCACGGCAAGATCCGCTTCCGCACCGAGGACGCGCTCTTTGCCAGCGGCCCCGGCCAGTTCCCGGTCACGTTCTTCCATCTCGGCACCTACTTCCGCAGCCCGGTGCGCATGCATGTGATCGAGCGCGCCAAAGGCGGTCCCGGCAAGGCCCGCGAGATCGTCTATGACGATGCCTACTTCGACATGCCGGCCGACAGCCCCGCGCACAAGCTGCCGCCGGGCAGCGGCTTTGCCGGCTTCCGCTTCCAGGAAAGCCGCCTGGGCGACCAGAAGACCCGCGACTGGCGCAAGAACGACTGGGTCGCCTTCCTCGGCGCCTCGTATTTCCGCGCCATCGGCGAGCTGTACCAGTACGGCCTGTCCGCGCGCGGCATCGCCATCGACGTGGCCGAAGCCGGCAAGCAGGAAGAATTCCCAGCCTTTACCCACTTCTGGTTCGAGACTCCCGAGGGCAACAGCGACACCGTCACGGTCTACGCGCTACTCGATGGGCCCAGCATCTCCGGCGCCTACCGCTTCGTCATGCAGCGCGCCAAGGCCGTGATTATGGACGTCGAATGCGTGCTGTTCCTGCGCAAGGACGTGGCCCGACTGGGGCTGGCGCCGCTGACCTCGATGTACTGGTTCTCCGAAAGCATCAAGGGCACCGCGGTCGACTGGCGCCCCGAAGTGCATGACTCCGACGGCCTCGCGCTGTGGAACGGCGCCGGCGAGCATATCTGGCGCCCGCTCAACAACCCGCCGCAGACCACGGCGTCGGCCTTCTCGGACGACAACCCGAAGGGCTTCGGCCTGCTGCAGCGCGACCGCCTGTTCGACCATTACCAGGACGGCGTCAACTACGACCGCCGCCCGAGCCTGTGGGTGGAGCCCCGCGATGGCTGGGGTGCCGGCTCGGTGCAGCTGGTGGAGCTGCGCACCGACGACGAGATCCACGACAACATCGTCGCCATGTGGGTGCCCAAGGCGCCGGCCAAGGCCGGCAACACCTACCGGCTGCGCTACCGGCTGCACTGGGCCGCCGACGAGCCCTACCCGACCCCGCTGGCGCGCTGCGTGGCCACACGCCTCGGCAACGGCGGCCAGCCCGGCCAGCCGCGGCCCAAGGGCGTGCGCAAGTTCATGGTCGAGTTCAAGGGCGCGCCGCTGGAGAAACTGCCTTTCGGCGTCAAGCCCGAAGCGGTGCTGACCGCCTCGCGCGGCACCTTCTCCTACGTCTTCACCGAAGCCGTGCCCAATGGCGTGGCCGGCCACTGGCGCGCCCAGTTCGACCTGACCACCGACGGCACCCAGCCGGTCGACCTGCGGCTGTTCCTGCGCCTGAACGGCAAGCCGCTGTCGGAAACCTGGCTGTACCAGTACCACCCGTTCCAGTCGCCGGCGGGCTGA
- a CDS encoding TerC family protein — translation MEATLALLQDPAAWAALATLVAMEIVLGIDNLIFISILTNKLPIEMREKARKIGISLALLMRLGLLATIAFIVTLTQPLFTVLGHGLSWRDLILIAGGGFLVWKATREIHQHVTAAEEGEEGGTTKAVHSFAAAIGQILVLDLVFSIDSIITAVGMTEHVQIMFVAVIAAVMAMLFAATPLANFINRNPTIVMLALAFLMMIGMTLIAEGLGTHVPKGYIYTAMAFSAAVEGLNMLARQRRRQRRAAREAGEASEVREIR, via the coding sequence ATGGAAGCGACGTTGGCATTGCTGCAGGATCCCGCCGCCTGGGCGGCACTGGCCACGCTGGTGGCCATGGAAATCGTGCTGGGGATCGACAACCTGATCTTCATCTCGATCCTGACCAACAAGCTGCCGATCGAAATGCGGGAAAAAGCCCGCAAGATCGGCATCAGCCTGGCGCTGCTGATGCGCCTGGGCCTGCTGGCGACCATCGCCTTCATCGTCACGCTGACCCAGCCGCTCTTCACCGTGCTGGGCCATGGCCTGTCGTGGCGCGACCTGATCCTGATCGCGGGCGGCGGCTTCCTGGTGTGGAAGGCCACGCGTGAAATCCACCAGCACGTCACCGCCGCCGAGGAGGGCGAGGAAGGCGGCACCACCAAGGCGGTGCACAGCTTTGCCGCGGCCATCGGCCAGATCCTGGTGCTGGACCTGGTGTTTTCGATCGACAGCATCATCACCGCGGTCGGCATGACCGAACACGTGCAGATCATGTTCGTCGCCGTGATCGCGGCGGTGATGGCGATGCTGTTCGCGGCGACGCCGCTGGCCAACTTCATCAACCGCAACCCGACCATCGTGATGCTGGCGCTGGCCTTCCTGATGATGATCGGCATGACGCTGATCGCCGAAGGGCTCGGCACGCACGTGCCCAAGGGCTACATCTATACGGCGATGGCGTTCTCGGCCGCGGTCGAGGGGCTGAACATGCTGGCACGGCAACGGCGCCGGCAGCGCCGCGCCGCGCGCGAGGCAGGCGAGGCAAGCGAGGTGCGCGAAATACGGTGA